The following proteins come from a genomic window of Campylobacter concisus:
- a CDS encoding 50S ribosomal protein L11 methyltransferase: protein MKDKFYELSIKTSNFYDEILELVFSFGVTCVEELDHEIIVREEYDLKDIAWGIEEYAKGLSSVRKISNDLKISLNLKENKDWLGEYKKAVKPILVDKIYVRPSWEEPLNGVTNIIIDPALAFGSGHHESTNSCLQLLQKYAKSGNTTLDVGCGSGILSIVLAKLGCKIDACDTDEQATQSSLSNAELNEVKFNKIWTGSIANLEQKYDIVVANIIADVIFMLSNDLKKSLKKGGYLVLSGILNKYEDRIKDTFKDLELIEIKQSNDWSSFVYKEIDE, encoded by the coding sequence ATGAAAGATAAATTTTACGAATTAAGCATAAAAACATCAAATTTTTATGATGAAATTTTAGAGCTAGTTTTCTCTTTTGGAGTTACCTGTGTTGAAGAGCTAGATCACGAGATCATTGTCAGGGAAGAGTATGATCTAAAAGATATAGCTTGGGGTATCGAAGAGTATGCAAAAGGGCTCTCTAGTGTTCGTAAAATTTCAAATGATTTAAAAATTTCTCTTAATTTAAAAGAAAATAAAGACTGGCTAGGTGAATATAAAAAGGCAGTTAAGCCTATTTTGGTTGATAAAATTTATGTTAGACCTAGCTGGGAAGAGCCACTTAATGGCGTAACAAATATCATAATCGACCCAGCTCTAGCCTTTGGCTCAGGGCACCATGAAAGCACAAATTCTTGCTTGCAGCTTTTACAAAAATATGCAAAAAGTGGCAATACTACTTTAGACGTGGGCTGTGGAAGTGGAATTTTAAGTATTGTCTTGGCAAAGCTTGGCTGCAAGATTGATGCTTGTGATACAGACGAGCAAGCCACACAAAGCTCACTTAGCAACGCCGAGTTGAATGAGGTTAAATTTAATAAAATTTGGACAGGTTCTATCGCAAATTTAGAGCAAAAATATGATATTGTCGTAGCAAATATCATTGCTGATGTCATTTTTATGCTCTCAAATGACTTAAAAAAATCGCTTAAAAAAGGCGGCTACTTGGTATTGTCAGGAATTTTAAACAAATACGAAGATAGGATTAAAGATACGTTTAAGGATTTGGAGCTAATTGAGATAAAACAAAGTAACGATTGGAGTAGCTTTGTTTATAAGGAAATAGATGAATAA
- a CDS encoding chemotaxis response regulator CheY, whose product MKILVVDDSSTMRRIIKNTLQRLGHQEILEAEHGLEAWNILTQNEGIEVLITDWNMPEMNGLELVKKVRAEQKYVDMPIIMVTTEGGKAEVITALKAGVNNYIVKPFTPQVLKEKLEDVLG is encoded by the coding sequence GTGAAGATTTTGGTTGTAGATGACAGTTCAACAATGAGAAGAATCATAAAAAATACTTTGCAAAGGTTAGGACATCAAGAAATTCTTGAGGCTGAGCACGGTCTTGAGGCCTGGAATATCTTAACTCAAAATGAGGGTATCGAAGTTCTTATCACTGACTGGAATATGCCTGAGATGAACGGTCTTGAGCTTGTTAAAAAGGTAAGAGCTGAGCAAAAGTATGTTGATATGCCTATCATAATGGTAACAACAGAGGGCGGAAAAGCCGAAGTTATAACGGCTTTAAAAGCAGGTGTTAATAACTACATCGTTAAACCTTTTACACCACAAGTTTTAAAAGAGAAGCTTGAAGACGTTCTTGGTTAA
- the hisA gene encoding 1-(5-phosphoribosyl)-5-[(5-phosphoribosylamino)methylideneamino]imidazole-4-carboxamide isomerase → MEIFPAIDLKEGQAVRLSKGLMQSAKIYSNEPSELAKKFEDYGAKWLHVVDLDGAFAGETINFKTIEKITKATNLSVQVGGGIRDEERIKRYLDLGVSRVILGSVALRDPEFTAKMAGIYRVVVGIDAKDGYVAVQGWGEVSNIKAVDLAKKFADVGVEAVICTDINKDGMLGGVNVEFSLQIARNSKLETIASGGVSDINDILMLKATNEISGVIVGKAYYEGLLDLKEAFKLLRYR, encoded by the coding sequence ATGGAAATTTTTCCAGCTATTGATTTAAAAGAGGGACAAGCAGTTAGACTTAGCAAAGGTCTTATGCAAAGTGCAAAAATTTATAGCAACGAGCCAAGTGAACTTGCTAAGAAATTTGAAGATTATGGCGCAAAATGGCTTCATGTGGTTGATTTAGACGGTGCATTTGCTGGAGAGACGATAAATTTTAAAACAATTGAAAAAATTACAAAGGCTACAAATTTAAGCGTCCAAGTGGGTGGCGGCATAAGAGATGAAGAGCGAATAAAGCGCTATTTGGACCTTGGAGTTAGCAGGGTGATCCTTGGCTCAGTTGCCCTTCGTGATCCAGAATTTACAGCAAAAATGGCTGGAATTTACAGAGTCGTAGTTGGCATAGATGCCAAAGATGGCTATGTGGCAGTGCAAGGCTGGGGCGAGGTTTCAAACATAAAAGCAGTCGATCTTGCGAAAAAATTTGCAGATGTGGGTGTAGAAGCTGTGATTTGCACCGATATTAACAAAGATGGAATGCTTGGCGGAGTCAATGTTGAGTTTAGCTTGCAAATAGCTAGAAATAGCAAGCTTGAGACAATAGCAAGTGGTGGCGTGAGTGATATAAATGATATTTTGATGCTAAAAGCTACAAATGAGATTAGTGGCGTAATAGTTGGGAAAGCCTACTATGAAGGGTTGCTTGACCTAAAAGAGGCCTTTAAACTACTTAGATATCGTTAA
- the hisH gene encoding imidazole glycerol phosphate synthase subunit HisH: protein MIAIIDYGAGNIKSVINAFDFLDKKCALVSKPENLKEYSHIVLPGVGAFGEAMTKLKNNGMDEAIKEAVKSGKAFIGICLGMQLLFERSFEFGEHEGLSLLPGEVVKFNEANFDKPLKIPHIGWNALEFKQNSPLNLGLKELEYLYFVHSYHVVCDDKFALAKTTYGYEFTSAVWHENIFGFQPHPEKSHEAGLKILENFARL from the coding sequence ATGATAGCGATAATTGACTATGGAGCTGGAAACATCAAAAGCGTGATAAATGCTTTTGATTTTCTTGACAAAAAATGTGCCTTAGTAAGTAAGCCTGAAAATTTAAAGGAGTATTCGCACATTGTTTTGCCAGGCGTTGGAGCTTTTGGTGAGGCGATGACAAAGCTAAAAAATAACGGCATGGATGAAGCAATAAAAGAGGCTGTAAAAAGTGGCAAAGCTTTTATTGGCATTTGTCTTGGTATGCAGCTTTTATTTGAGCGAAGCTTCGAGTTTGGCGAGCATGAGGGACTCTCTCTTTTGCCTGGCGAGGTCGTAAAATTTAATGAAGCTAATTTCGATAAACCATTAAAGATACCTCACATTGGCTGGAACGCTTTGGAATTTAAGCAAAATAGCCCATTAAATTTAGGACTAAAAGAGCTTGAGTATTTATATTTTGTACATAGCTATCATGTGGTTTGTGATGATAAATTTGCACTGGCAAAGACGACTTATGGATATGAATTTACAAGTGCGGTTTGGCATGAAAATATATTTGGCTTTCAGCCTCATCCAGAAAAAAGTCATGAAGCTGGACTTAAAATTTTAGAGAATTTTGCGAGGTTATGA